The Achromobacter spanius genome includes the window CTGCACGAAATGCGCTGGCGAGAGATAGCGGAACACGAAGTGCCGCGCTTGCACCTGTATCGCCAAGGCATCAGCGCCAAACATCTCGTCGATGCGCGCCCGGGTGCCCCACAGCGCGGGCGACTTGACGCCGGCTGGTGGCGGCACATGCTTGCCAATGGTCTTGAAGACCTGGCCCACGAAGCTTTCCGGCGTCCAATTGGCCAAGCCGATCTTGCCGCCCGAGCGGCATACGCGCAGCAGTTCGGCGGCGGCCTTGTCCTGGTCGGCCGTGAACATCACGCCGAAGGTGGAAACCACGGCGTCAAAGCTGCCTGGCGCGAAGGGCAGGGCTTCGGCATCGGCTTCTTGAAACTCAATCTTCAGCCGTTCGGCGGCGGCGCGCTCGCGGCCACGGCTCAGCAACGCGGGCACATAGTCGGTCGACGTCACCTCGCACCAACGCCGCGCGGCGGCCAGCGACACGTTGCCGTTACCCGCGGCCACATCAAGCACCTTTTGGCCGGCGCGGACATCAAGGGCTTCGCACAGTTGTTCGCCCACGATCTGAAGCGTGGTGCCGATAACGGCATAGTCTCCGGAAGACCAGGTGGCTTGCTGCCGGGTCTTCACGGCGGCAAGGGTGGGTGGGGCGGAAGGCGGCGCGGAAGTTGGCGCGTCGGGAACGGCGGCAATATCGGATGCGGACATGGTCTGTCTCCATCAAGGCAAGGGAAGCGTGCTGGCGAACATCGCCGGCACGGCGCCGATGCGCGGGCAGGGGCCCAAGAGCTTGCGCGGTTCGTGCAATCGGCACTCAACCGTAGAGCGGGCGCGTGGAGGCAAGCGTGGTAGCCGCCGTGGAATCCGACGCGGCTGGCGGGGAGGGGTTTCCCCAAGACGGCGCCGTCATTCGTATTCAACTTCTGGGGCCAACCACCATCAGCCGGGCGGGCGTTGCCTTGCCGTTGCCGCCCTCCCGCAAGCTGCGTGCGCTGGTGGCCTACCTGGCGCTCGCCTCGCACCCCGTTTCCCGCGCGCATCTGTGTGAACTGCTCTGGGACGTGCCGAATGATCCGCGCGGTGAACTGCGCTGGTGTCTCAGCAAAGCAAGAACCTTGTTGGACGATCCGAGCCACCCCCGCGTCCAGGCGGCTCAAGACAGCGTCATGCTGGACCTGCACGATTGCCGTGTTGATGTGATCGACATCGAACTGGCGATGCGGCAGGGCATCAACAACGTCGAGATGGAGCGACTGCGCACGCTGGCGGCGCTGTTTGGCGGAGATTTTCTGGACGGATTGCAGATCCGATCCTGCCCGATGTTCGATAGCTGGCTGGTGGCGCAACGGCGGCGGTTCAGAGCCTGCCAGGCGGCGGTGCTGGAACACCTGGCCGCGACGCTGCCGGACGGATCCGAAGAGCGCTACGACAGCCTGGACCAGTGGCTGCGGCTTGCGCCGTTCGACCGGCACGCGCATGTGCTGATGCTGCAATCGCTTAGCGCGCGCAAACAGCTACGCGAAGGCGAAGAGCACCTGGCTGCCGCGATTCGCGCGTTTGAAGACGAAGGGCTGGATTGGCGTCCGTTGCGGGATGCATGGCGGCAGTTGCGGCTGGCGCCGGCAGCAGCGCCCGGCATCGCAACGCAGGCCGCGCCGTCAGAAGAGGGCCAGGACCAAACCCGACGCGCCTCGATCGCGGTCATGCCTTTCGCGGACGCATCGGCGCGTGACGGTGTGCGGGGAGGGCTGGGCGATGGGTTGGCCTACGACATCATCACCCGCCTGGCCAAGCTGCGCAGCCTGTTCGTCATTGCGCAGGGCACCGTATTCGCCCTGGATCAGCGCAGCGTGGGGCCGGAAGAGGCCGGCCGAACGTTGAATGTGGACTTCGTGGTCAGCGGCAGGTTGCGCCGGCACGCCAAGCGGATCATCGTTGACGTGGCGCTGGTCCAAGCCCGGACCGCTCGCATCGTGTGGGCGGAAACCTTCGACCACCCGCTGGACGACGCCTTTGTCGCGCTGGATGACATCGGCAACCGGATCGTTGCCTCGGTGGAAATCGAAGTTGAATCCGCCGAGCGCGATCGCGCCATCCTCATGCCACCCAATTCGCTGGACGCCTGGTCGGCGCACCATCGCGGCCTTTGGCACATGTACCGCTTCAACCAAGCGGACAACGCGCAGGCAAGACGTTTCTTCCAGATGGCGGTGCGGCTGGACCCGACGTATTCCCGCGCGTACGCCGGGCTGTCGTTCACGCATTGGCAGGACGCATTCCAACATTGGGGCGAGCAGCGCCTGTCGATGGATCTGGCGTACAAAGCGGCGGGTCAAAGCTTGACTGCCGACGAGCGGGACCCCGCCGCGCATTGGGCCATGGGCCGGGCGCTGTGGCTGCGCGGCAGCCAGGACCCATCGCTGGCCGAATTGCAGCGCGCGGTGGACTTAAGCCCGAATTTTGCGCTGGGGCACTACACCTTGGGCTTCGTCCATTGCCAATCGGGCGATGCGCAGGCGGCAATCGGCTCGGCCGATCATTCACGCCATCTAAGCCCCTTTGACCCCTTGTTATTCGGCATGTTGGCCGTGCGCGCGCTGGCGCTGGTCCGATTGGGAAGAATCGCGGAAGCCGCCGACTGGGCGGTGAAGGCGGCCATGCGTCCGAATGCCCACGTACATATATTGGCGATCGCGGCACATTGTTTGGCGCTGGCTGACAGGCAGGACGAGGCGCTGGGTTTTGTGGCCTTGATTCATCAGGCAAATCCCGCGTATCGGGTAGCGGATTTGTTGAATGCGTTCCGGTTGACGACGGATGCGGAGGGCTTGTTCAGGCTAGCGGCAATGAAGATCGGCTTGGCTTAATGGAAATCGCATAATGTGTATTATGTAAAGTATGAAATGGATCAAGAGTCCTGCTTGCCCCAGCGCCAAGCTGCCATCCAACGTCATTCCACCCCTCCAGCAACGTCTTTCTAAGCCAGAACCTTCTTCCTGGTACTTGTTCCGGCCCTGGCCCGCCTGAGCCCCAACCGAATCTGCTTCTCAACCTCCAGCACCGCGAACAACACCACGCCGACGCCCACGATCAACACCCCATCCCACACCGGCACCGACTCCGTGCCGAAGATGACCTGCATCGGCGGCAAGTACGTGACCGCGAACTGCGCCGCCGTCACGGCTATCACCATCGCCCAAACCACCTTCGTACCGGCCACGGCCTTCCACGTCAGCGACGTCCCGTAGATATTCCGGACGAAGAACAGATGGAAGATCTCCATGACCACCAGCGTGTTGAACGCCATGGTGTGCGCCAGCGCCATCGAGCAGCCCCGCGCGTTGGCGTAGTGAAAGACGCCGAACACGGCGATCAAGAACAACGCGCTGACGAACAAGATGTGCCAGGCCAGTTCACCCCCGATCAACGGTGTGCCGGGCGCGCGCGGGGGCCGACGCATGGTGTTTTCTTCCGTGGGTTCAAAGGCCAAGGCCAGGCCTAGCGTGACCCCGGTGATCAGGTTGACCCACAGAATCTGGATTGGCGTGACAGGCAGGCTGGTGCCGGCCAGCAACGCCACAATGACCGTCAGGGCTTCGCCCGTGTTGGTCGGCAGCGTCCAGCTAACCACCTTCTTGATGTTGTCGTAGACGGTTCGGCCTTCGCGCACGGCGGCGACGATGGACGCGAAGTTCTCTTCCACCAGCACCAGTTCAGCCGCTTCCTTGGCGGCCTCGCTGCCCTTCTCTCCCATCGCGATGCCGACGTCGGCGCGACGTAGCGCCGGGGCGTCGTTGACGCCGTCGCCGGTCATCGCGACGATCATGCCTTGCGATTGCAGGGCCATCACCAGCCGCAGTTTATGTTCGGGGCTGGTGCGGGCGAAGATGTCGCAATCTTGGACGGCCTGCCGCAACGCGGCGTCGCTCAGGCCGTCCAGGTCGGCGCCGGTCAACACGGTGCGGGTGTCTTGCAGGCCGATCTGCGCGCCGATGGCGGCGGCGGTCTTGGCGTGGTCGCCGGTAATCATCTTGACGCGGATGCCGGCCGCGCGGCAGGCACGCACGGCCTCGATGGCCTCGGCTCTGGGCGGGTCAATCATTCCCACCATGCCCAACAGCGTCAAGGTTCCGTCGACATCGCTGTTCTCAAGCACGGTATGCGTGGGCTTCATGGACTGCACCGCAAAGCCAAGCAGGCGTTGGCCGCTGGCGGCGATGCGGTCGGATTCCGCGTGCCAGTAGGGGGTGTTCAGTGGTTCGACGCCGCCATCGGCCGCGCGCTGGTTGGCGCACATGGCCAATATGCGTTCCGGCGCGCCCTTCACATAGATGAAGGCTTGCCGCTGATGGTCGTGGCATAGCGTTGCCATGAAGCGCGTCTGCGAGTCGAATGCGATGGCGTCCGTGCGCGTCCAGCCCGCCCGAAGCCTCTGGACATCCGTCCCGGCCTTTTCCGAGAACGCCAGCAGCGCGCCTTCCATCGGGTCGCCCTCGACCATCCAAGCGCCCTCATGTTGGCGCAGCGCAGCGTCGTTGCACAGCGTGCCGGCGCGTGCCAGTTCTTGCAACACGTCGTGGTTCGACGCATCCACGACAAGCCCATCAAGCAGGATGCGCCCTTTGGGTTCGTAGCCCACGCCGTCCAGCGCCAAGACGTGTTGCGGGGTCAAGACCGTGGCCACGACCATTTCATTGCGGGTCAAGGTGCCGGTCTTGTCGGTGCAGATGACGGACACGGCGCCTATCGTTTCAATGGCGGGCAGACGCCGCACGATGGTGTTGCGCCTGGCCATTGCCTGCACGCCGATGGCCAGGGTGATGGTCAGCACCGCCGGCAGCCCTTCCGGAATTGCCGCGACCGACAGGCCGACCACCGCCATGAACAGTTCGGTGAACTCGTAGCCATGGACGAAATAGCCATGCACCAGCAGCAGCGCGGCAACGGCAAGTATCACGGCGGTCAGCCACCTGCCAAAGCCATCCATTTGCTTGACCAGGGGCGTGGTCAGCGTTTGCACCGTGTCCAGCAGTGTGCTGATCCGCCCAATTTCCGTGTGCAGGCCGGTGGCCACCACCACCCCTCTGCCCTGCCCGGCCGCCACCAGCGTGCCGCAATAGGCCATGGGCCAGCGGTCGCCCAGCGCCGCGTCCGTGGTGACGGGGTCTATGTGCTTTTCCACGGGCATGGATTCCCCGGTCAGCACGGCTTCCTGTACCCGCAGGGAATGCGCCGCCAGCAGGCGTAGGTCTGCCGGAACCCGGTCGCCTGCTTCCAGCAGCACGATATCGCCGGGCACCAGGGTCTCGCCCGCGATGCTGCGGCGCTCGCCGTCGCGCAACACATTCGCGCGCGGCGCCAGCATCTGGCGGATGGACGTCATGGCTTTCTCTGCCTTGCCTTCCTGAATAAAGCCGATGGCGGCATTCGCCAGGACCACGGCCAGGATGACGCCAGTGTCGACGCCATGTCCCAGAAACGCGGTGATGGCGGCCGAACCCAGCAGCACGTAGATAAGCACGTTGTGGAACTGTGCAAGAAAGCGGCTGAGCATGCCGCGCTGGCGCGCAACCGGCAGCCGGTTTGGGCCGAAGGTGGCCAGTCTGGATTCGGCCTCGGCCTGCTCCAAGCCCGTGGGCGTGGCCTTTAATTTGGCCAACACCTGGTCGCCCGCTTGTGCGTGCCAGGGGGAACCGTTCTGTTCTTGCGCGGCGTCTTGCATGGGCTGGATTCCTGTGCCGGGGACTGTCACCCAAGCATCGCACGGCCAGCTTGAAGAAGTTTGACGTGGATCAACACCGTGCCTGAGGGCTGGATCATGCTGATAGCAGGCGGTCATTCCCACTACGGCAAGCCCCCCTTAACTCTTGGAGACACCATGAAGAACGTACTCATCCCCGTCGACGGCTCGGACAACTCCCTGCGGGCCGTGCGCTACATGATCGACCGCGTGCGCGAATATGGTCCCTGCACCATCCACTTGCTGAACGTGCAGCTTCCGATCGTGTCCGGCACGGTACTGACCTTCATTTCGGCGGACGCCATCCAGGAATACTACGAAGACGAAGCCAAAATGGCCCTGGCGAAAGCGAAAGACACGCTGGATACCGCCGGCGTCATGTACCAGGCCGAGCTGCGGGTGGGCAACGTGGCCGACACCATCAAGGCCTACGCCACCGAACAGCACTGCGACCACATCGTCATGGGCTCGCGCGGGCTGGGCGCGGCGGGCAGCCTGTTGCTGGGCTCAGTGGCGATGAAGGTGCTGCACACCACCCATATCCCGGTGGTGCTTATCAACTAGCGTGAGGCCGTTGCCCGCGCCCTGCGTTGCCGGAGATCCAACATGTACAAACGTATCCTGGTACCCATCGATGGAAGCCCCACCGCCGAGGCGGGCTTGAAGGAAGCCATACGCATGGCGCAACTGATGCAAGCAAGCCTGCGCATGATTCATGTTGTGGATGAGCTGTCGTTCGCGCTGACCGTGGATGCCTACAGCTATCACGCGGGAGAACTCCTGGACCTGACGCGAAAGAACGGCGCCAAGCTGCTTGAGACCGCCGTGAACACCGCGCGCGCGGCTGGCGTTGAGGCCGACAGCGTGCTGTACGAGAACCTGGACCG containing:
- a CDS encoding transcriptional regulator — its product is MVAAVESDAAGGEGFPQDGAVIRIQLLGPTTISRAGVALPLPPSRKLRALVAYLALASHPVSRAHLCELLWDVPNDPRGELRWCLSKARTLLDDPSHPRVQAAQDSVMLDLHDCRVDVIDIELAMRQGINNVEMERLRTLAALFGGDFLDGLQIRSCPMFDSWLVAQRRRFRACQAAVLEHLAATLPDGSEERYDSLDQWLRLAPFDRHAHVLMLQSLSARKQLREGEEHLAAAIRAFEDEGLDWRPLRDAWRQLRLAPAAAPGIATQAAPSEEGQDQTRRASIAVMPFADASARDGVRGGLGDGLAYDIITRLAKLRSLFVIAQGTVFALDQRSVGPEEAGRTLNVDFVVSGRLRRHAKRIIVDVALVQARTARIVWAETFDHPLDDAFVALDDIGNRIVASVEIEVESAERDRAILMPPNSLDAWSAHHRGLWHMYRFNQADNAQARRFFQMAVRLDPTYSRAYAGLSFTHWQDAFQHWGEQRLSMDLAYKAAGQSLTADERDPAAHWAMGRALWLRGSQDPSLAELQRAVDLSPNFALGHYTLGFVHCQSGDAQAAIGSADHSRHLSPFDPLLFGMLAVRALALVRLGRIAEAADWAVKAAMRPNAHVHILAIAAHCLALADRQDEALGFVALIHQANPAYRVADLLNAFRLTTDAEGLFRLAAMKIGLA
- a CDS encoding class I SAM-dependent methyltransferase → MSASDIAAVPDAPTSAPPSAPPTLAAVKTRQQATWSSGDYAVIGTTLQIVGEQLCEALDVRAGQKVLDVAAGNGNVSLAAARRWCEVTSTDYVPALLSRGRERAAAERLKIEFQEADAEALPFAPGSFDAVVSTFGVMFTADQDKAAAELLRVCRSGGKIGLANWTPESFVGQVFKTIGKHVPPPAGVKSPALWGTRARIDEMFGADALAIQVQARHFVFRYLSPAHFVQIFRSYYGPVLKAFSMLEPAAQAALESDLLAQIDRFNRSGDATVVMPSEYLEIVITRR
- a CDS encoding universal stress protein, whose amino-acid sequence is MYKRILVPIDGSPTAEAGLKEAIRMAQLMQASLRMIHVVDELSFALTVDAYSYHAGELLDLTRKNGAKLLETAVNTARAAGVEADSVLYENLDRTVHQRVMDEADDWKADLIVLGTHGRRGVRRAVLGSSAETIMRGAAVPVLLVRAPEA
- a CDS encoding universal stress protein, whose amino-acid sequence is MKNVLIPVDGSDNSLRAVRYMIDRVREYGPCTIHLLNVQLPIVSGTVLTFISADAIQEYYEDEAKMALAKAKDTLDTAGVMYQAELRVGNVADTIKAYATEQHCDHIVMGSRGLGAAGSLLLGSVAMKVLHTTHIPVVLIN
- a CDS encoding cation-transporting P-type ATPase, giving the protein MQDAAQEQNGSPWHAQAGDQVLAKLKATPTGLEQAEAESRLATFGPNRLPVARQRGMLSRFLAQFHNVLIYVLLGSAAITAFLGHGVDTGVILAVVLANAAIGFIQEGKAEKAMTSIRQMLAPRANVLRDGERRSIAGETLVPGDIVLLEAGDRVPADLRLLAAHSLRVQEAVLTGESMPVEKHIDPVTTDAALGDRWPMAYCGTLVAAGQGRGVVVATGLHTEIGRISTLLDTVQTLTTPLVKQMDGFGRWLTAVILAVAALLLVHGYFVHGYEFTELFMAVVGLSVAAIPEGLPAVLTITLAIGVQAMARRNTIVRRLPAIETIGAVSVICTDKTGTLTRNEMVVATVLTPQHVLALDGVGYEPKGRILLDGLVVDASNHDVLQELARAGTLCNDAALRQHEGAWMVEGDPMEGALLAFSEKAGTDVQRLRAGWTRTDAIAFDSQTRFMATLCHDHQRQAFIYVKGAPERILAMCANQRAADGGVEPLNTPYWHAESDRIAASGQRLLGFAVQSMKPTHTVLENSDVDGTLTLLGMVGMIDPPRAEAIEAVRACRAAGIRVKMITGDHAKTAAAIGAQIGLQDTRTVLTGADLDGLSDAALRQAVQDCDIFARTSPEHKLRLVMALQSQGMIVAMTGDGVNDAPALRRADVGIAMGEKGSEAAKEAAELVLVEENFASIVAAVREGRTVYDNIKKVVSWTLPTNTGEALTVIVALLAGTSLPVTPIQILWVNLITGVTLGLALAFEPTEENTMRRPPRAPGTPLIGGELAWHILFVSALFLIAVFGVFHYANARGCSMALAHTMAFNTLVVMEIFHLFFVRNIYGTSLTWKAVAGTKVVWAMVIAVTAAQFAVTYLPPMQVIFGTESVPVWDGVLIVGVGVVLFAVLEVEKQIRLGLRRARAGTSTRKKVLA